The sequence below is a genomic window from Kitasatospora kifunensis.
CGACGCCGCCTCAGCGCCCGGCTGCCGCCGCCCTGGTGAACCGCTCCGCGACCCCCGGGGCGCCCGCCCAGTGCAGGTGCAGGTAGCTGGCGTGCACGTTCCCGGCGGTGAAGCCCTCGGTGTGGGGTGCGCCGGTCGGGGTGCGCCAGCCCCAGGCGGGGGTGGGGCCGGCGCCCGGGTCGCAGGTGGTGCGGTGGAACTCGTGGCCGCGGATGCGGGTGCCGGCCGCGGCGAGGGGGCTGTCGTGCAGGGCCACGGCGTCGCGGTAGCCGAGGATGAGGCGCTCGGTCATCCGGGACGCGGTGTCGAGGATGCCGCACATCGGGCGGCCGTCCAACTCGCGGCCCAGGTAGAGCAGTCCGGCGCACTCGGCGGCGATCGGGGCGCCGCTGGCGGCCAGGGTGGCGATCGCGGCGCGCAGCGGGGCGTTCTGGCTCAGCTCGGCGGCGTAGACCTCGGGAAAGCCGCCACCGATGACCAGGGCTGACGTTCCGTCAGGAAGGTCGCAGTCGTGCAGCGGATCGAAGGGGAGCAGCTCCGCTCCGGCGGCGGTGAGGAGTTCGGCGTTCTCGGCGTAGGAGAAGGAGAAGGCGGGGCCGGCGGCGAGCGCGATCCGGGGGCGCCCGGAGACCCGGGAGACCTCGGCGGCGGGGTCCCAGGCTTCGGCCCGCAGCGGCGGAGCGGACCGGGCCAGCGCCAGGACGGCGTCCAAGTCCACGGAGGCCGCGATGAGTTCACCCATCTCGGCGACGGCGCGCAGCGCCTCGGCCGAGCGCTCCACCACCGGCACCAGGCCCAGGTGACGCGAGGGCGTGGCCACGGCGGCCGTGCGGCGCACCGCACCGAGCACCGGCACGCCCGCCCCCTCCTCCAGGGCCTCGCGCAGGAGTTGCTCGTGCCTCTCGGAGGCGACCCGGTTGAGGATCACCCCGGCCAGGCGCACCTCCGGGTCCCAGGACGCGAAGCCGTGCACCAGGGCGGCCACCGAACGGGACTGCGAGGAGCCGTCGACCACCAGGATCACCGGCGCCCGCAGCAGCTTGGCCACGTGCGCGGTGGAGGCCAACTCCCCATGCCCCGAAGCGCCGTCGAACATCCCCATGACGCCCTCGACCACCGCCAGGTCGGCCCCGGCGGCGCCGTGCCGCAGCAGCGGCTCGATCCGCTCGGGCCCGCACAGGAAGGCGTCCAGGTTGCGCCCGGGTCGGCCGGTGGCCAGGCCGTGGTAGCCCGGATCGATGTAGTCAGGGCCGACCTTGTGCGGGGAGACCTTCAGGCCGCGCGCGGTGAGCGCGGCCATCAGGCCGGTGGCGACGGTGGTCTTGCCCGCGCCGGAGGAGGGGGCGGCGATCACGACCCGGGGCAGGTGCAGCACGGCAGGTTCCTACCACTCGATCCCGCGCTGGCCCTTGCGGCCGGCGTCCATCGGATGCTTCACCTTGGTCATCTCGGTGACCAGGTCGGCCAGTTCGAGCAGCGGCTCGGGCGCGTAGCGGCCGGTGATCACGACATGCTGGGAGCCGGGGCGCTCCCGCAGCACCTGCACCACCTCGGCGACGTCCACCCAGCCCCAGTGCATGGGGTAGGTGAACTCGTCCAGCACGTACAGGCGGTAGGTCTCTGCGGCCAGGTCGCGCTTGACCTGCTGCCAACCCTCCTTCGCCGCCTCCTCGCTGGACTCCAGATCCCGCTGCACCCAGGACCAGCCCTCACCCATCTTGTGCCAGGCGACGCTGCCGCCCTCGCCGGAGGCGCCCAGCACCTTCAGCGCGTTCTCCTCGCCCACCTTCCACTTGGCGGACTTGACGAACTGGAACACCCCGATCGGCCAGCCCTGGTTCCAGGCCCGCAGGGCGAGCCCGAAGGCGGCCGTCGACTTGCCCTTGCCAGGACCGGTGTGCACGGCGGTGATCGGCTGAGTACGGCGCTGACGGGTCGTCAGTCCGTCGTCGGGAACGAGTTCGGGCTTGCCCTGCGGCATCGGGTCACGCTGCCTTTCGCGAAGAGGGAGACGGTCGGGGGGAGCGATGCGCGTGCACCAGGGCGGCCACGCCCTCGGCGCGCAGCTCGTCCAAGGTGACGGTGGTGGCGTGCAGTTGGGAGGCCAGGGTGCCGGCGAGGCCGAGCCGGACCGGCCCCGACTCGCAGTCCAGCACCACGGCGGCGGTGCCCTGGGCGGCCAGCAGAGCGGCGGCCCGCCCAGCCTCGGTGAGCGCCGCGCGCCCGCCGGTGGCCCGTCCGTCGGTGACCACGACCAGCAGCGGGCGGCGCAGCGGATCGCGCAGCCGCTCCAGGCGCAGCACCTCGTGGGCTCGCAGCAGCCCGGCCGCCAGCGGTGTGCGACCGCCGGTGGGCAACCGCTCCAGGCGGGCCGCGCCGACCTCCACCGAGGAGGTGGGCGGCAGTGCCAGCTCGGCGCCCGCGCCACGGAAGGTGATCATGCCGATCTTGTCCCGGCGCTGGTAGGCGTCCATCAGCAGCGAGAGCACCGCGCCCTTGACCGCGGTCATCCGCTGTCGGGCCGCCATCGAGCCCGAGGCGTCGACCACGAAGAGCACCAGGTTGGACTCCCGGCCGTGGCGCACCTGCTCGCGGAAGTCGTCGCCGCGCAGCTCCAGCGCCCGCCCCGCGCGGCCCCTGGCCAGCTGGTGCGGGGCGGCGGCCCGCAGGGTGGCGGACAGGTGCAGCCGGGTCAGCGGGCCCTGCGGGCGGCGGGCCCGCACGGTGTGGCCGCCGTCGGTCTCGGCGGGGGAGCGGCGGCCCTGGCTGCCGTGGCCGGTGCCGGGGACCTTGAACAGCCGGGTCCGGTAGGGCTGGTCGGCCGCCACCGGGGCGGACTCGCGGGACGGGCCGCCGGGCTTGGGGAGCTTGGGCGGGGCGTCGGCGGCGGGTTCGCCGGGCTCGGCGGACTGCGACGAAGCGGGGTCGGACGAAGCGGGGTCAGACGCAGCGGGGTCGGGCGCGCCACCGCCGTCGGGGCCGCCACCATCAGGACCACCGTCCGGCCCGCCGTCCGGACCACCGCCGTCCGGGCCGCCCTCCGGCCCGTCGCCCTCCGGCGGCTCCGGCTCCTGGCCGTGCTCGTTCAGCGTCCGCTCCAGCTGCTCCTCGTCCAGCCCGGGCGCGTCGAACGGGTTGCGCCGTCGCCGGTGCGGCAGAGCGAGCCGCGCGGCCTGGCGGACGTCCTCCTCGGCCACCGCCGTGCGCCCCTCCCAGGCCGCCAGCGCGACCGCCGTGCGGGCCATCACGATGTCCGCGCGCAGCCCGTCCACCTCGAAGGCCGCGCAGACGGCGGTGATCTGACGCAGTGCCGCGTCGCCCAGCCGCACGGACGGCAGCAGAGCGCGCGCGGTGGTGATCCGCTCGGCCAGCGCCCGCTCCTCGTCCTGGTACCGGGCCGCGAAGGCGGCCGGGTCGGCGTCGTAGGCGAGCCGGCGGCGCACCACCTCGGCCCGCTCCACCGGGTCCCGGGTGGCCGCGATCTCCACGGTCAGCCCGAACCGGTCGAGCAGCTGCGGGCGCAGCTCGCCCTCCTCCGGGTTCATCGTCCCCACCAGCAGGAACCGCGCCGCGTGCCGCACCGAGACGCCCTCGCGCTCCACGTAGGAGCGGCCCATCGCCGCGGCGTCCAGCAGCAGGTCCACCACGTGGTCCTGGAGCAGGTTGACCTCGTCGATGTAGAGCACGCCGCGGTGTGCCTGGGCCAGTAGGCCGGGCTCGTAGGCCTTCACACCCTGGGCCAGCGCCCGCTCCAGGTCCAGCGAGCCGACGATCCGGTCCTCGGTCACGCCGACCGGCAGCTCCACCAGCCTTGCCGGACGCGCCAGTTCACTCGCCTCGGGGTGCGGAGCGTCCGGGCACTGCGGGTCCGGCGAGGCGGGGTCGCAGGCGAACCGGCAGCCGTCCAGCACCGTGATCGACGGCAGCAGCCCGGCCAGCGCCCGCACCATGGTCGACTTCGCGGTGCCCTTCTCGCCGCGCACCAGCACCCCGCCGACGGCCGGCGACACGGCGTTGAGCAGCAGCCCGAGCCGCAGGTCCGCCATCCCGACGATCGCGGTGAAGGGGTATCGGACGTCACTCACAGACGGTCACCTTCCATAGTGCGCGCAGCCGGCGCGCCCGGGGGCACGAACGGCAACTCGCCGTCCACGCCGCCTTCGATCAGCCGCCACAGCGCGTCGGTGTCGGCGTGCTCCTCGATCAGATCCCCCAGCCGGTTCAGCCGGGCCTCGCGGGCGGCGGCGAACGCGGTGTCGGGCGCCGGCACGAACGCCCGCCCGGCGAGCGCGGCCACCTCGCGCAGGAACGCCCGGCGGAAGCCGTCGTTCTCCAGCGCGCCATGCCAGGTGGTGCCCCAGACCGCGCCCTCGCGACAGCCGTCCAGGAAGGCCTCTCCGCCCTCCACCGCGACCACCCCGTGGTGGATCTCGTAGCCCTCGACCCGCTCGCCGTAGGCCTCGCCGACCGGCCGGCCGAGCACCTTCTCGCGCCCGAACTCCACCGTGGTCGGCAGCAGCCCCAGGCCGTCCACCGGCCCCGAGCCGGACTCGACGAAGTCGGTGATCCGCCGGCCCAGCATCTGGTAGCCGCCGCAGATCCCGAGCACCGGGCGCCCGGCGGCCGCCCGCTCGCGCAGCGGCCGCTCCAGGCCGCGCTCGCGCAGCCAGGCGAGGTCGGCGACGGTGGCCCGGGTGCCGGGCAGCACCACCAGGTCGGCGTCGGCCAGCTCCTCGGGGCGGGTGGCCCAGCGCACCAGCACCCCGGGCTCCTGGGCCAGCGCGTCCAGGTCGGTGAAGTTGGACAGCCGGGGGAAGCGCGGCACGGCCACCCGCAGCACGTCCGCGCCGTACGGGCCGACCACCTCGGCGTGCGCCACCGCGGTGGACAGGTCGAGCGAGTCCTCGGCGTCCAGCCACAGGCCCGGCAGCATCGGCAGGGTGCCGAGCACCGGACGCCCGGTCAGCTCGTGCAGCATGTCCAGGCCGGGGCGCAGCAGCCGGGCGTCGCCGCGGAACTTGTTCACCAGCCAGCCCGCCACCAGCTTCTGGTCCTCGGCCGAGAGCAGCGCCAGGGTGCCGAACATCGCGGCGAACACACCGCCGCGGTCGATGTCGCCGACCACCACCACCGGCAGCCCGGCGGCCCTGGCCAGGCCCATGTTGGCGATGTCCCCGGCGCGCAGGTTGATCTCCGCGGGCGAGCCCGCGCCCTCGCAGATCACCACGTCGAAGCGGCGGCGCAGGTCGGCCAGGCACTCCAGCGAGCGCTCCAGCAGATAGGGCTTGCGGTCCCGGTAGTCGAGCGCGCCGACTTCTCCGACCGGGCGGCCGAGCAGCACCACCTGGCTGCGCCCGTCGGCGCCCGGCTTGAGCAGCACCGGGTTCATCGCCGCCTCGGGCTCGACCCGGGCGGCCTGAGCCTGCATCACCTGGGCCCGGCCGATCTCGGCGCCGTCCAGGGTGACCATCGAGTTGAGCGACATGTTCTGCGCCTTGAACGGGGCCACCTTGACGCCCCGGCGCACCAGCCAGCGGCAGATCCCGGCGGTCACCACGCTCTTGCCGGCATCCGAGGTGGTGCCGGCCACCAGCAGTGCGTTGCTCATATCCGTCCCCTACGTGTGCGTGTCAGCACGGCCAGGCGCAGCGCCACCGTGGTCCCCAGCGCCAGCAGCCCGACCCGGCGCGAGAGCCGGCAGGCCCGCTCGATGTCCGCCACCGCGACCGGGCGCAGTTCGGCGCCGAGCACCGGCCGGTGCTCCACCTGTGTGCCGTAGTGCAACGTCCCGCCCAGGCGTACGCCCAGCGCGCCCGCGAAGGCCGACTCGGCCTGCCCGGCGTTCGGGCTCGGGTGCGCGCCGCCGTCGCGCCGCCAGACCCGCCAGGCGGTGTCCCGGTGCTCGGCCGCGGCCACCGTGAGCAGCGCGGTCAGTCGGGCACCGGGCCAGCCGGCCACGTCGTCCAGCCGGGCCGCGGCCCAGCCGAACCGGCGGTAGCGCGCCGACTTGTGACCCACCATCGCGTCCAGCGTGTTGACGGCGCGGAAGGCGAGCAGCCCGGGGGCGCCCGCGAACGCGCCCCAGACCAGGGCGTTGACCACGGCGTCGGCGGTGTTCTCGGCCACCGACTCGACCACGGCGCGGGCCAACTGCGGCTCGTCCAGGGCGCTCGGGTCGCGCCCGCACAGGTGCGGCAGACGCCCGCGGGCGGCCGCCAGATCGCCCGCGGACAGCGCGGCGCCGATGGTGCGGGCCTCGCGGGTGAGCGAACTGCCGCCGAGCACGGTCCAGGTGGCGGCGGCGGTCACCGCGGCAGTGCCCACCCCGCGCCGGCCCACCAGCCGCTCCAGCCCCGCCGCGCCGACCGCCACCGCGCCGACGCAGAGCGCGGTGTGCAGGGCGCCCGCCCCGCGATGGTCGCGCCAGAGCGCGCGCTCCAACCGGGTGGCCGCGCGGCCGAAGGCGGCCACCGGGTGGCCGCGTCGTGGATCGCCGAACCGGGCGTCGGCGGCATAGCCGGCCAGGGCGCCGAGGGCGTACGGCAGCGTGCGGTGGGAAACCCCCGCCATCTGTTGCGTGTCCTCACTCAGGGTCCGCGCCCTGGATCGACGAAGCGAAGGTGAGAGTCTCCTGGCTCCCGGGTGGTTGACGCACGCCCGGGCCTTCCAACGGCCCTGTGGCGGGCCGCCGTGACCGTTCGTCGGGCGTGCTCCCCGGTGACAGTGGCGGGACCGCGCCGGATTCGCACCGGCTTCCTCTCCATGCCTCCGTTTGGCGCAAGGATCCCATCACGCGCGAGAAGCGGGAGTCAACCAGGTCACCGGCCGAGTCGCTCACACCGCGGGGCCGCCCGAGCCCGGTCAGGGCGGTGTCCCCTCGCTCCTGGTCCATCGTCTGGTCGAACGTCCAAGGCCGGTCGGGGGGCCATCGCCCGGCTTCGTGCGTTCAGCGGCTGGGGGCGCTGTGACCTCGGCTCTAGCGTCAGCGCATGCGAAGAAGCCGGCCGCCGGCCCCCACCCCGGTCCCGTTCTCCCCGCAGGCCGCCCGCGCCCACCGGGACGGCCTCGGTCTGACGCCCGAACAGGTGGTGCGCGCGATGGCCGCGCACGGCGTGCGCCTGCTGCCGGGCCATCTGACGGGTTGGGAGAGCGGCGAGCTGCACCCCAGCGAGCAGGAGCTCATCGTGCTGGCCCGCGCCCTGTGGTGCCCGGCCGCCGAGCTGATGGGCGCGCCGCCCGCCTCGCTGCGCGACTTCCGGGTGGCCAGGGAGCTGACCGCGGCGCAGACCGCGGCCCGGATCGGGATGGGCCCGCGCGGCTACGCCACCGCCGAGCTGACCGGGCGCTGGACCGGGGACCCGGAGCAGAGCGCCGCGCTGGCCGAGGTGCTCGGTCTGACGCTGCGTGAGCTGGTGGTCCAGGTCTGCGGCGCGGGCGAGGAGCTCGACCAGCGGTTGCGCCAGTGCGTGGAAGGACGCTGGCAGGCCCAGCTGTCGGCGGTCGCCGCGCTGGTACCCGTGCCCCGGCAGAGCCTGGCCGAGGTGCTGGCCGCGCTGCCGGCCGAGTACCGGGTCACCTCGCACTGGGGCGCCGGCTCCTGGGGCGCCCAGGGGCCCGGCGCGGCGGGCCCGGCGGCCGAGGAGCCCGCGGTGCCGCGGCTCGACCGCTTCTGGGCCCTGCTGGCCGTCCAGGACACGGGGGGTATCCCGGTCTAGCACGCCCGCCGCGGTGCCCGGACGGCGGCGCTGCGGTGGCCGCGGGGCAGGGCGCGCGATGGACTGGGACGGTCGTGTCCGACCCGCAGTCACCGTCTTCGCCGCCGTCACCTTGTTCGGGAGAGCCATGCGTTGGGGAACCGCCGTCGTCGCAGCCACCGCCGTCGCCGCCGCCGCGGGTGTGGCCGCCCTGCTGGTCGGGCGCCGGGTTGCCGACCTGAGTCTGCGCCCCGAGCTCGCCGAGGACGGCGGCCTCAAGGGGGAGCCCGCGCTGCGGGTGCTGGAGGTCAGCGCCCAGGAGGTCGGCCTCACCCGTACCCAGGCCGCCGCCCGCCGCGGGCGTTACGCGCTGGACTGGCCGGGCGGCCACGCGGTGGTCGGCCAGGTGCTGCGCACCACCCCGCGCAGCGTCACCCGCCGCCTGGAGCTGAGTGCCGGCAGCCCGCTGACGGCCGGCACCGAGGTGGAGCTGAGCCCCCGGGTGCTGCGCGGCGACCCCGGCTCGGCCTGCGGCCTGGACTACATGGACGTGATCGTCGACGGCGAACTCGGCGGCCTGCCCGCCTGGTACGTGCCCGCGATCCGCGGTACCTGGGTGATCGCGGTGCACGGCCGGCTCGCCGACCGCCGCCAGGCGCTGCCCGTGCTGCCGGTGCTCAAGCGCCTCAGACTGCCCGCGCTGGTGGTCAGCTACCGCGGCGACCAGGGCGCGCCGCCCTCCCCGGACGGGATCGGGCACTTCGGCGAGACCGAGTGGCACGACGTGCAGTCGGCGATCCGGTTCGCCAAGGAGGCGGGTGCCGGGCGGATCGTGCTCTACGGCTGGTCGGTCGGCGCGGCCACCGTGCTGCAGACCGCCGCCCGCTCCGACTACCGGGATTCGGTGACCGGCCTGGTGCTGGACTCGCCGGTGCTCGACTGGTCGGCCTCGGTGCGCGGGGTGGCCGCCAGGGCCGGGGTGTCGGGGGCGCTGGCCGGGCAGCTGGGCGCCTGGTCCGCCGAGGCGCGCACCGGCGTGGACCAGGAGGCCTTCGCCAGGATCGCGGACGGCGCGGAGCTGTCGGTGCCCACCCTGCTGATGCACAGCCCGCAGGACGCCGTGGCGCCGTTCGCCGCCGCCCAGCGCCTGGCCGAGCGCCGCCCGGACCTGGTAAGCCTGTACCCGGTGCCCGACGCCGGGCACGCCGCGCTGTGGAACGCCGACCCGCACCGGTACGAGGAGCGGCTGCGGCGGTTCCTGACGCCGCTGCTCTGAGGAGAGCACGGCGTGCGCGCACTGGGTCACCTCTTGACCACGGTCCGTGCCCCCCACTAGTGTCGTGCACAAGTCACCCGGCCGTCCCCGGGCCCGGTTTGGCCGCTCTTGCCCCGAGTCCGCCCGGCCGGCTACCCCGGTCTGTCGAAGACGCGCCGAACTCGATGTGACAGAAGCCCCGTACACGGGGAAGACTGCACGGCGTGACGTCTCGGAATCCGCGCGACCGTGATGCCCCGCTCCCGCCGACCACGGGTACCGGCGCGACGGTGACCCGTCTGCCCGGTACGGCCCGCCGCGCCGACGGCGCGCAGCAGGGCCGTCCCGTCGCCCCCCGCCGACGCCCGCCCAAGCCCGCCCCGGGCCGCGGCCGGCTCCCGGTGCCCGAGGGCTTCCCCGGCCCTGCCGAACTCGCACCACTGGCCCGCCGGATGCTCGCCGACGCGGTGCGCATCGCGCGCTGGGCCGGCGAGCTGGAGTCCGTCGACAAGCGCGGCGAACTGCTCCCCGAGGACGCCAGGGCGGCCGGCCGGGCGCTGGCCATGACGGTCGGCGCCGCCGCCAAGGCCTGGGGTCAGGCGCTGCTGGTCGGGCTGGTCGAGCCGCGGGACGGCGGCGCGGCGCCTGGTTGGCGGCTGCACGCCTGGGAGCACGACGACGACGCCGTGCTGCGCGGCTGGTCCGCGCTCTTCGACGCCTGGACCCTGCTCGCCCCGGTGCCGCCCGCCGCGCTGCGCGGCGTCTTCGCGGTGCTCGCCGGGCAGGCCGTGGACCAGGCGCCCCAGCTGCTCTCCTTCCTGCACCTGGTGGACGGCCCGGTGGCCGAGAGCGAGCTGATGGAGCTGCTGCGGCGCGGCCTGGACGAGCGCCGGCACGGCGCCGGTACGGGCTTCGCCAACCTGTCGCCCGTCCCGCACGCGGCCTCCGCCGTCTCGGCCGTGCGCGGCACCTGCCGCGAGCCGCAGATCGACACCCCGCCCGCGCCCTCCGACATCGCCGCGGTGCTGGACTGGATGCTGGACGGCCTGACCGCGGTCGGCGCCGTGGTGCGGGCCGCCGACGCCGCCGAGCTCTCCTCGCTGGGCCACTGGGCGGTACGCGCGAAGCTGGAGGAGATCTGCACGGTCGCCCAGACCGCCGCCGGACACATCGAGCAGAGCGCCCTGGAGCTGCTGGACGCCTGCGCCCACTACTCCCCGGGCCCGGCCCGCGCCGAGTACCGGGCCTGGGTCGCCGCCCGCCCGGTGGACCGCGCGGTCCACGAACTCCTGGAGGCCGCCCGCGGTGAGGACGCGCTGCTGCGCGGGCTCGCCTTCGAGGCGCTGCGGGTGGCCGGCGGCACCGCCGAGCAGGCCGTGCGCGCCGCGATCGACGAGCCGGTGCTGCGCCCGTACGCGCTGCTCTGGCTGGCCGAGCAGCTGGACGAGGGCGGGGTCGTGCCCTCCGACGTGCTGAGCGCCGAGGACGCCGCCTGGCTCTGGGTGGACACCGCCGCCGCCGTGCTGGACCACGGCGAGGTCGAGCTGCTGGTCGGCCACGTGGAGGGGGCCAGCGCCGGCGACCCGGTGCGGCTGTTCGCCCGGGCCCGCCAGTCGGGCCACGCGCGCGCCGCCTCGGTGCTCACGGCGGTGGCGAGCGTGCACCCCGACGCCGCGGTGGCCCGGGCGGCCCGGCGCTCGGCGTTCAGCGTGCACCACGGCGGGGCCTGACGGACCGTCGGCGTTCCTATTGCTCGGGACTGCTGCTGAAACGCCTGCGGCCCCCTGATCCGTTGAGGATCAGGGGGCCGCAGGCGTTTGTGCGCTGACGATCAGCAGCCGCGGGACTCCGCGCGGCGGGCGCGCACGTCGCCGACCTTCTGGCCGACCTTGCGGCGGATCACCAGCAGCGGGGCCATCGCGGCCAGCGCGATCTGGGCGACGGCGCCGATGTGCATCAGCACGTCACCGCCGGGCAGTCCGGCGGCCCAGGCGGCCAGGCAGCCGATGGAGACCACGATCCAGGCGAGCGTGGCGGTGGCCAGCAGGCCCTGCGGCTTGGGGTACTCGACCTTGCTGACCATCAGGTAGGCCACGCCGAAGATGGCCAGCAGGCCGGCCAGGAACGGCGGGTCGAGCAGCACGATGGCGATCACCGTCATCGCGCCCATCGGGCAGGGCATGCCCTGGAAGACGCCGGGGCGCATCTTCACGGCCGAGAACCGGGCCAGGCGCAGCACCACCGAGAGCAGCACGGTCAGGGCGATGAAGGCGGACAGGCCCTGGTTGCTGCCCGAGCCGCCGACGATGCCCCAGACGGCGACGAAGTAGGCCGGCGCGATGCCGAAGCTGATCAGGTCGGCCAGGTTGTCCAGTTCCGCCCCGAGGGCCGAGGAGCGCAGCTTGCGCGCGACCAGGCCGTCGAAGAGGTCGCACATCGCGCCGAGCAGCAGCAGCGTCACGGCGGTGGCGGCGCCGTGGCGGACCATGCCGCCGGTGCCGTCGCCGGTGCCGTTGATGTGCGGGATGAGCATGTTGGTGGTGATCGAGTAGATCGCCAGGAAGCCGCAGACGGCGTTGCCCAGGGTCAGGAAGTCCGCCGTGGACAGGGTCTGCGGTGAGCGCGGCGCGCGTAGTTCGCGGTCGCGTGCCCAGCGGCGCCGGCGCAGCTCGGTCTCCTCCGAGTCGCCGATGCCCACCAGGGTCTCGGGATCAGTCACGGTCAAGGCGTGTCACCCCCGCGGTCGTCTTCTGGCCGACCGTGACGCCGACCTCGACGCCGGCCGGCAGGTAGGTGTCGACGCGGGAGCCGAAGCGGATCAGACCGACCCGCTCGCCCTGCTCGACCTTGGTACCGGCAGCCACGTACGGCACGATGCGACGTGCCACGGCGCCGGCGATCT
It includes:
- a CDS encoding CDP-alcohol phosphatidyltransferase family protein, whose translation is MTVTDPETLVGIGDSEETELRRRRWARDRELRAPRSPQTLSTADFLTLGNAVCGFLAIYSITTNMLIPHINGTGDGTGGMVRHGAATAVTLLLLGAMCDLFDGLVARKLRSSALGAELDNLADLISFGIAPAYFVAVWGIVGGSGSNQGLSAFIALTVLLSVVLRLARFSAVKMRPGVFQGMPCPMGAMTVIAIVLLDPPFLAGLLAIFGVAYLMVSKVEYPKPQGLLATATLAWIVVSIGCLAAWAAGLPGGDVLMHIGAVAQIALAAMAPLLVIRRKVGQKVGDVRARRAESRGC
- a CDS encoding helix-turn-helix domain-containing protein; amino-acid sequence: MRRSRPPAPTPVPFSPQAARAHRDGLGLTPEQVVRAMAAHGVRLLPGHLTGWESGELHPSEQELIVLARALWCPAAELMGAPPASLRDFRVARELTAAQTAARIGMGPRGYATAELTGRWTGDPEQSAALAEVLGLTLRELVVQVCGAGEELDQRLRQCVEGRWQAQLSAVAALVPVPRQSLAEVLAALPAEYRVTSHWGAGSWGAQGPGAAGPAAEEPAVPRLDRFWALLAVQDTGGIPV
- a CDS encoding cobyrinate a,c-diamide synthase, with product MLHLPRVVIAAPSSGAGKTTVATGLMAALTARGLKVSPHKVGPDYIDPGYHGLATGRPGRNLDAFLCGPERIEPLLRHGAAGADLAVVEGVMGMFDGASGHGELASTAHVAKLLRAPVILVVDGSSQSRSVAALVHGFASWDPEVRLAGVILNRVASERHEQLLREALEEGAGVPVLGAVRRTAAVATPSRHLGLVPVVERSAEALRAVAEMGELIAASVDLDAVLALARSAPPLRAEAWDPAAEVSRVSGRPRIALAAGPAFSFSYAENAELLTAAGAELLPFDPLHDCDLPDGTSALVIGGGFPEVYAAELSQNAPLRAAIATLAASGAPIAAECAGLLYLGRELDGRPMCGILDTASRMTERLILGYRDAVALHDSPLAAAGTRIRGHEFHRTTCDPGAGPTPAWGWRTPTGAPHTEGFTAGNVHASYLHLHWAGAPGVAERFTRAAAAGR
- a CDS encoding cobalamin biosynthesis protein; the encoded protein is MAGVSHRTLPYALGALAGYAADARFGDPRRGHPVAAFGRAATRLERALWRDHRGAGALHTALCVGAVAVGAAGLERLVGRRGVGTAAVTAAATWTVLGGSSLTREARTIGAALSAGDLAAARGRLPHLCGRDPSALDEPQLARAVVESVAENTADAVVNALVWGAFAGAPGLLAFRAVNTLDAMVGHKSARYRRFGWAAARLDDVAGWPGARLTALLTVAAAEHRDTAWRVWRRDGGAHPSPNAGQAESAFAGALGVRLGGTLHYGTQVEHRPVLGAELRPVAVADIERACRLSRRVGLLALGTTVALRLAVLTRTRRGRI
- a CDS encoding cobyric acid synthase → MSNALLVAGTTSDAGKSVVTAGICRWLVRRGVKVAPFKAQNMSLNSMVTLDGAEIGRAQVMQAQAARVEPEAAMNPVLLKPGADGRSQVVLLGRPVGEVGALDYRDRKPYLLERSLECLADLRRRFDVVICEGAGSPAEINLRAGDIANMGLARAAGLPVVVVGDIDRGGVFAAMFGTLALLSAEDQKLVAGWLVNKFRGDARLLRPGLDMLHELTGRPVLGTLPMLPGLWLDAEDSLDLSTAVAHAEVVGPYGADVLRVAVPRFPRLSNFTDLDALAQEPGVLVRWATRPEELADADLVVLPGTRATVADLAWLRERGLERPLRERAAAGRPVLGICGGYQMLGRRITDFVESGSGPVDGLGLLPTTVEFGREKVLGRPVGEAYGERVEGYEIHHGVVAVEGGEAFLDGCREGAVWGTTWHGALENDGFRRAFLREVAALAGRAFVPAPDTAFAAAREARLNRLGDLIEEHADTDALWRLIEGGVDGELPFVPPGAPAARTMEGDRL
- the cobO gene encoding cob(I)yrinic acid a,c-diamide adenosyltransferase, which gives rise to MPQGKPELVPDDGLTTRQRRTQPITAVHTGPGKGKSTAAFGLALRAWNQGWPIGVFQFVKSAKWKVGEENALKVLGASGEGGSVAWHKMGEGWSWVQRDLESSEEAAKEGWQQVKRDLAAETYRLYVLDEFTYPMHWGWVDVAEVVQVLRERPGSQHVVITGRYAPEPLLELADLVTEMTKVKHPMDAGRKGQRGIEW
- a CDS encoding alpha/beta hydrolase produces the protein MRWGTAVVAATAVAAAAGVAALLVGRRVADLSLRPELAEDGGLKGEPALRVLEVSAQEVGLTRTQAAARRGRYALDWPGGHAVVGQVLRTTPRSVTRRLELSAGSPLTAGTEVELSPRVLRGDPGSACGLDYMDVIVDGELGGLPAWYVPAIRGTWVIAVHGRLADRRQALPVLPVLKRLRLPALVVSYRGDQGAPPSPDGIGHFGETEWHDVQSAIRFAKEAGAGRIVLYGWSVGAATVLQTAARSDYRDSVTGLVLDSPVLDWSASVRGVAARAGVSGALAGQLGAWSAEARTGVDQEAFARIADGAELSVPTLLMHSPQDAVAPFAAAQRLAERRPDLVSLYPVPDAGHAALWNADPHRYEERLRRFLTPLL
- a CDS encoding putative cobaltochelatase, with translation MADLRLGLLLNAVSPAVGGVLVRGEKGTAKSTMVRALAGLLPSITVLDGCRFACDPASPDPQCPDAPHPEASELARPARLVELPVGVTEDRIVGSLDLERALAQGVKAYEPGLLAQAHRGVLYIDEVNLLQDHVVDLLLDAAAMGRSYVEREGVSVRHAARFLLVGTMNPEEGELRPQLLDRFGLTVEIAATRDPVERAEVVRRRLAYDADPAAFAARYQDEERALAERITTARALLPSVRLGDAALRQITAVCAAFEVDGLRADIVMARTAVALAAWEGRTAVAEEDVRQAARLALPHRRRRNPFDAPGLDEEQLERTLNEHGQEPEPPEGDGPEGGPDGGGPDGGPDGGPDGGGPDGGGAPDPAASDPASSDPASSQSAEPGEPAADAPPKLPKPGGPSRESAPVAADQPYRTRLFKVPGTGHGSQGRRSPAETDGGHTVRARRPQGPLTRLHLSATLRAAAPHQLARGRAGRALELRGDDFREQVRHGRESNLVLFVVDASGSMAARQRMTAVKGAVLSLLMDAYQRRDKIGMITFRGAGAELALPPTSSVEVGAARLERLPTGGRTPLAAGLLRAHEVLRLERLRDPLRRPLLVVVTDGRATGGRAALTEAGRAAALLAAQGTAAVVLDCESGPVRLGLAGTLASQLHATTVTLDELRAEGVAALVHAHRSPRPSPSSRKAA